ATCGCATCGGCAGCGGGCCGTGGCAGAACGCCAAGGGCATCGTCGTCGCCAACAACATCGAGGAGCTGCACGGCAACAACAACCTGAACAAGCAAACAGCCCTCACCGAGAAGGGCGACACGGTGAGCGGAAGCGGCGACGCACCCAGCATGCACGACATCCTGACCGGCTCGACCTCCGACGGACGCGCCACCGATGCCACCTGCAACAACTGGACGTCGTCGAGCAGCGAAGGCGCGGCCACCGTCGGCCACCATGACCGCACCGGCCTCGACGATTCGCCGCCGGCCAAGTCGTGGAACTCGTCGCACGCGACGCGCGGGTGCAGCCAGGAGGCGCTCAAGGCCACCGGCGGCGCCGGGCTCACCTACTGCTTCGCAGCGAACTGACGGCCACCGGCCGGGTTCGAGGAGGCACGAAGGGCACCCTCGATGCATCCCGTGGTCCTGAAAGGCGTGACGCGCACCTACCGGCTCGATGCCGTCGACGTGCCCGCGCTGGTCGACATCGACCTGGTGATCCTGCCCGACCGCTTCACCGTCATCTCCGGCCCGTCGGGCAGCGGCAAGACGACGCTGCTCAACCTGATCGGCTGCATCGACCGCCCCGACCGCGGCACCATCATGGTGGGCGGCAAGCCGGTGCACACGATGAGCGACGATGCGCTGTCCGACTTTCGCGCGCGCAGGCTGGGCTTCGTGTTCCAGAACTTCAACCTGCTGCCGGTGCTGACGGCCTACGAGAACGTCGAGTACCCGCTGCTGCTGGCCCGGATGCCGAAGGACCG
The Piscinibacter sp. XHJ-5 DNA segment above includes these coding regions:
- a CDS encoding ABC transporter ATP-binding protein, encoding MHPVVLKGVTRTYRLDAVDVPALVDIDLVILPDRFTVISGPSGSGKTTLLNLIGCIDRPDRGTIMVGGKPVHTMSDDALSDFRARRLGFVFQNFNLLPVLTAYENVEYPLLLARMPKDRREARVRKLLAAVGLQDFAAHRPGQLSGGQRQRVAVARALARRPQLVLADEPTANLDSKTGTEIIELMRRMQQEHHVSFVFSSHDPKVLEAADDAVHIHDGRITAIERRDAPQEAGE